The segment atgttaaaacagcgtttctcaatggtgacattgatgaaacaatttatatggtacaaccagaaaattttgtgtccgaagactcaaagaatatggtttgtaaattaactaaatccatttatgggctcaagcaagcttctcgtcagtggtacttcaagtttcatcaaattattgtctCATATGGTTTTGAGGCAAATCTTATGGATGAATGTGTGTATCACAAATTCAGTGGGAGTAAGTATATTTTCCTGGTTTTATATGTCGATGACATATTGCTagccacaaatgatattagcatattgcacgacaccaagagatttttatcaaaacattttgagatgaaagatcttggtgatgcCTCCTTTGTCTTAGGAATCCAAATACACCGAGATCGTTCTAGgggtattttaggattgtcacaaAGGACCTATATTGATAAAGTCCTCCAAAGGTATGGCATGCAAAATAGCAAACCAGGTGATACCCCTGTCGCTAAAGGAGACAAATTCAGTCTTAATCAATGCcctaaaaatagtttagaaagTCAAGAAATGCAGAAGATTCCTTACGCTTCGGCTGTGGGGAGTCTAATGTATGCTCAGGTATGTACAcgtccggatattgcgtacattgttggcaTGTTAGGCAGATATCTAAGTAACCCTGGAATGGATCATTGGAGAGCAGCCAAGAGGGTTATGAGATATTTACAGAGAACAAAAGAGTACATGCTTACATATAGGAGATTGGATCAGTTAGAGTTCATTGGGTATTCCGACTCTGACTTTGCTGGATGCCAAGACAGCAGAAGATCCACATCAGGCTATATTTATCTGTTGGCTGGTGGAGCAATTTCATGGAGGTCTGCCAAACAGACACTCGTAACTTCATCCACCATGGAAGCAGAGTTTGTAGCATGTTATGAGGCATCCAATCAAGGAATATGGCTACGAAATTTTGTCACTGGGCTGCGTGTTCTGGATGGTATTGAAAAACCACTGAAgatattttgtgacaataaatcagcagttttatattccaataacaacaggagttctacaaaatcaaaatacattgatatcaagttcctagttgtaaaagaaaaagtacagagTGGACAGATATCCATAGAGCATATTGGAACAAACTCCATGATAGCGGATCCGCTTACAAAGGGATTACCACCTAAGGTCTTTCATGAGCACACTGCTCATATGGGTGTTGTCTCATTTGAGGATATCCAAATTTAGTGGgagtttatattattcattgtatattgctctatgttatgtttagactttatctataaatttggattgtgttctgcagaaataaagtattcattttattgcactctgttaaattatgctaaagatttgatctcaataaagttaagtaggaccagttggaaataggcatgaacagatcacattgcatgtaatttccatgctatgcACTCATGATTGATCTATGTCATTTAGCTGTATAGATATATGTGACCATTGATTGGTCTAGTAACGATTGATGTAACAAAGACCACCTTGATCCTATGTCAGTATAGTTAATGGACGAGATTGTTCGGATATACCCTAAGGACATGATAGCAAATTTTGAGCTCATAAGGTTAAgcacatttatttgattacatatgcatgtggcccagtgggagattgttagattaatttttgtaattaatctataatttgggccacacatgtaaataattaaaatgtgtgtgctatcatttaattaagcctaaatatagtgatctaattaataattgattaattggcttaagggtataattgtcatgagattattgtgtagataccattagataattattatttctatgaggggcagaaatataattgtgataaaattaaaactgccctagcagtttataaatagggttatggtccccattctaccactacgcattccaatttccgaaaatcctctcagagagaaattgacacagaatctagtgtccagaattggaagaccatctcaaagggttttcttcctataaggtttctctttcaatggattcaggtatgtttccgctattatttttctactcatttttttaatcaggagattccagtatagatgaaattagggtattcatcttaGTTGATTTTAACAa is part of the Vitis riparia cultivar Riparia Gloire de Montpellier isolate 1030 chromosome 17, EGFV_Vit.rip_1.0, whole genome shotgun sequence genome and harbors:
- the LOC117904785 gene encoding secreted RxLR effector protein 161-like: MQKIPYASAVGSLMYAQVCTRPDIAYIVGMLGRYLSNPGMDHWRAAKRVMRYLQRTKEYMLTYRRLDQLEFIGYSDSDFAGCQDSRRSTSGYIYLLAGGAISWRSAKQTLVTSSTMEAEFVACYEASNQGIWLRNFVTGLRVLDGTTIFDLPLSSEDLVTSLWFGYPEMGSLERKNLGGNSRPTSSSFPSLTTMNSSSISIDFCF